AGTAATACACTCGATGTGGAACTTCGAAGATTAGCTCATGCCAAGAAAATAAGATTATAAAGTATAGTTAAAGGAAATTTGACTGAATTTAAGGAGAATTTTGCAGGGAATGGCTGTGATGTGGTTAACTGCCATGATCCCAGAGGCAAGGCCATGCAGCCACTCAACTGAAAACTGCAAATCTGCAACAACACCACCTCAAATGGCTATCTTACTCTCTTGCTTTGCTCTCATATCCATTGGAGGTGGTGGCATCTCATGCTCCTTAGCATTTGGTGCAGACCAGCTTAAACAAAAAACCAAACCCAACAATCAAAGGATCTTAGAAAGCTTCATAACTTGGTACATAGCTTCTCAGACCATTGCTGTCGTTTTTGCCTTGACGGGAATAGTTTACATCCAAGACCATTTTGGTTGGAAACTGGGCTTTGGGGTCCCAGCAGCACTCATGTTCTTCTCCACTCTCTCCTTCTTCCTCATTTCCCCACGTTATGTGAAGCAGAAACCAAACACCAGCTTGATCACTGGCTTTGCCCAAGTGATTTTCGTTGCCTATAAGAACAGAAAGCTTTCATTTCCACCTAAGAACTCCACTGGCAATGGGGTGTATCACCGTGACAAGGACTCAACCCTTATCGCCCCAACTGATAAACTAAGGTTGAAAGCAAAATCATGCATTACCCTGATGATCTTGAGTGCCATGAACTGATAAAGTTTTTGACTTGATGCTTACTTATTATTGTAGGTTTCTAAACAAAGCTTGCATCATCAGAGACAGAGAACGGGATATAGCCTCTGATGGGTCAGCTTCAGAAAAATGGAGTCTTTGCACAATAGAGCAAGTGGAAGAACTGAAGGCAATCATTAAGGTTGTTCCCATTTGGTCGACCGGTATCATGGTGGCAGTCAGCACAAGCCAAACATCACTTTGGTTGCTCCAAGCTAAAACCATGAACAGACATGTCACTTCAAGCTTCCAAATTCCAGCAGGCTCTTTCGGAGTATTCATGATGCTTGCAGTGTGCATAACTGCGGGTGTCTATGATCGTGTCATTCTTCCTGTAGCTTCAAAAGTGAGAGGAAAACCAGTCACCATCAGTGCCAAAAGAAGAATAGGAATTGGactgtttttctcctttttggACTTTGTGACTTCAGCAATTGTTGAGAGTGTAAGGAGGAGGAAAGCAATACGAGAGGGGTTTGTAGATAATCCTGATGCAGTGTTGGAGATGTCTGCAATGTGGCTTATTCCTCATAATATTCTGTGTGGTATAGCAGAAGCCTTTAACACCATAGGCCAATCAGAGTTCTATTACTCAGAGTTTCCAAGCAGCATGTCAAGCATTGCTGCATCTCTTTTCAGCCTAGGATCTGCTGTGGGAAACTTGGTGGCTTCTCTTATACTCAGCATTGTGGATAATGCTACTTCCAAAGGTGGAAAACAGAGTTGGGTTTCTGATAACATCAACAAGGGTCACTATGACAAGTATTATTGGCTTCTTGCCATAATGAGTGCTGttaattttctttactatttggTTTGCAGTTGGGCTTATGGCCCTAGTGCTGAAGCAGTCTcaaagaaggaagaaagaggGAAAAGGGTTCATGATCAACAACACGAGGCAATGTAATGAACTCCAATAAGTGTTCTCTTAAAGTTAATTAATCATGTTTTTACTACCAAAATGAGAGACATATACATAATTTGGATATTGTAACCTTTTTTTAATGATCAGCTTATGTGTGTTGTAGTACTATATAGAAAAAAACTATGTTTTGTACAAGTTGCATTCATGAATAAATATTTGGCAGTTGCGTcatgaatattaataaaaggTACTTAGTTTATATTCTTCCAAAGAGTTTATACAGTAAGACTCTCCATGTAAGAATGGATGCAACAATTTTATACAGTGATATACCTATCATACCAAACTTGTCACCTTTCggctttattttctttcttacaATTCAGACACAAGCATCAGACATCAAAAGTAAACAAGCACagaaagaatcaaaagaaatacAACTCGGTTTAAATTTTAACAGCTCCACCGTGAATGTGTTCACTTGGACATGAATTGGTTTGGAGGAGGAACGTTCAATGTTTGACCACTTTGCTGTTTTGCATGGTTTTGTGCAAGAATTCCATTCCATCCTGCATGGAAATTGCAATAAGGTCTGTCAGATAATGATTAAGAATGTAAAATTGAATGAGGGTagaggagaaggaaggaggTGAGTTACCAAGAGCAGGGTCAAGTCCTCTTATTTTTAGCTCTCTGAACTCTTGACAAAGGGAACAGCATGGACAAAAGATGTGAGAGACTATGTCCGTGTATGGTGCTTCCACCAAATTATACCTTTTTCTCAACTTTGTTCTGTACTTTGACCCCATTATCCATTGAGAGCACAAAGCAGGCATCATTAATAGGTAAATGAAGCTCCCCAGATGACAACCTGAAATCATTTGAATGTGTCAATTGTTAGACAATCCCAGAGAAAAACCAATACATAGGAAAACATTACATTATCTTTAACTTGAAATTGAATATAATGTTTGTGAGAGTTTTTTACTGTGTTGTTTAATCTGTCTATTTCTGAGTAATAGAATACTACAACTCACTCTTGAATTTCAAtgttatgggttcaaacattTATATCTAAAAAGTGgaaaaaaattgtgagaaaTGAATGCATGGTGAGCTAGGTGTAAGGGTCCTTACTAAGTTCTCCACCATCTAATATTTCTGCTATCTGCCCAAATGTTACACACGGGAAAAATGATGTCATAACAGCTGCAACCAAAATAAAGTGTGCATAATTAGATTAACCACACTGCATATTGTGAAgcaaataaagataaatgaatCCAGTAATGAAAAGGTTATCTTTCTGGAACAAGTTTGAACTTGTAATCTAGTAAAAAACTTAGTTGAAGAAATTAAAGTAAAGTAGATAATACCATTTGTCTGATTCTCATGACAGTCAAATAGTCCAGTGCTCCATGGACTCCCTATTGGCTGAACTGTATCAGCTTCATACCTTGGAGCAAATGAACCAATGGCTTCATTCTGTTGAATCTTCTGATCCTCACTGGTCTGCATCTCACCTTTTTTCTTTCCTGAAAAGTTCTGACAAAAACCAAAACAATGAAGGAAGCCTAGAATTAAACCAACTGCAGAAGCAGATTGCTCTTGCAAATGCTGCTGGacttacaaataaataaatgaatgaaaCTGCAGCATTTAAAAGAGCATTTGGAGTATGAAAGGGCAGAGGGTATTGTAGAAAAATCGTGTATCtcatttaattgataaaaaatatat
This region of Vigna unguiculata cultivar IT97K-499-35 chromosome 5, ASM411807v1, whole genome shotgun sequence genomic DNA includes:
- the LOC114183406 gene encoding protein NRT1/ PTR FAMILY 1.2-like yields the protein MDKEIEVAAHQHMNLHVERRKGGFITMPFIIANEALAKLASVGLIPNMILYLMGDYRMGAVKATKILFLWFAATNFGPVLAAFVADAYLGRFLSIGLGSILSFLGMAVMWLTAMIPEARPCSHSTENCKSATTPPQMAILLSCFALISIGGGGISCSLAFGADQLKQKTKPNNQRILESFITWYIASQTIAVVFALTGIVYIQDHFGWKLGFGVPAALMFFSTLSFFLISPRYVKQKPNTSLITGFAQVIFVAYKNRKLSFPPKNSTGNGVYHRDKDSTLIAPTDKLRFLNKACIIRDRERDIASDGSASEKWSLCTIEQVEELKAIIKVVPIWSTGIMVAVSTSQTSLWLLQAKTMNRHVTSSFQIPAGSFGVFMMLAVCITAGVYDRVILPVASKVRGKPVTISAKRRIGIGLFFSFLDFVTSAIVESVRRRKAIREGFVDNPDAVLEMSAMWLIPHNILCGIAEAFNTIGQSEFYYSEFPSSMSSIAASLFSLGSAVGNLVASLILSIVDNATSKGGKQSWVSDNINKGHYDKYYWLLAIMSAVNFLYYLVCSWAYGPSAEAVSKKEERGKRVHDQQHEAM
- the LOC114183407 gene encoding protein PLANT CADMIUM RESISTANCE 8, whose product is MRYTIFLQYPLPFHTPNALLNAAVSFIYLFNFSGKKKGEMQTSEDQKIQQNEAIGSFAPRYEADTVQPIGSPWSTGLFDCHENQTNAVMTSFFPCVTFGQIAEILDGGELSCHLGSFIYLLMMPALCSQWIMGSKYRTKLRKRYNLVEAPYTDIVSHIFCPCCSLCQEFRELKIRGLDPALGWNGILAQNHAKQQSGQTLNVPPPNQFMSK